The Natronoarchaeum philippinense genome includes the window GTCGCAACCGTCGTCGAAGGGGTCTGTGTCACGCTCGACCGGAAACACGACTTCATCACGAGCGCGACGGAGTATCTCGCCGAAGAAGGCTACCGCGAGGAGACGGCGCGGCGCTACGTCGCCGAGGCGGGCGAGCAGTTCCAAGAGTCGGCCGCGGCGGCGGTTCGCGTGCCCCCGAAACTCGAGAGCGCGCTCGACCGGATCGAGCGCGAGAACTTCCAGTTGCAGGCTGACTTGGAGGACTCGAACGATCTGCTCGACAAGCTGGCCAAGCGCATCGTCTACGGAATGTTAGGAGCCGCCGGGACGCTATCGACCGCGCTGTTGTACGCGTGGGGCACCGTCCAGTCGGCGGCGGTCGCCGGCGTTCTCACGCTCGTCGTGGTCGCGTTGCTGTATCGGTCGTTCCGAAGCCGGAGCGGTCTCAGGGCGACGCCCCAGTTCACGCGACAGGGCATGAAACAGCGCCGCGACGGCGAGTGACGGCGCCGACGACGGATCGAGTGCGGCGTCAGTACTCGCTGACGTGGGCCGACCCGACCGCAATCCGCACCAGCACGTTCTCGTCGTAGGCGTCCTCGCTCGCGCCGTACTTCTCGTTGATTCGAGCAGTGGCGTCGCGCGTCGCCGCCTCGTCCTCGACAACCGTCGCCGTGCCGTGGAGCGCGACCATCCACTCGGCGTCGCCGTCGGTGTCTTTCTGGACCGAGAGTGCGACCCGCGCGTTCTC containing:
- a CDS encoding pyridoxamine 5'-phosphate oxidase family protein → MTDAVPERAEELLTSEPLMVHLATSVDDRPHVAPVWYEYDDGVVEVLTGGRKLRDIRENARVALSVQKDTDGDAEWMVALHGTATVVEDEAATRDATARINEKYGASEDAYDENVLVRIAVGSAHVSEY